CGTCATCCTCTTTTAATTCTTTATTTATTTTTCTATTCAATATTAAATATCTTGTAACCCTTCTTTTCAACATTAAATATCTTGTAAGAGTTTTTGCTTTTTTAGCTCCTTCAGATTCTAAAATATCCTTGCGTGAAACAATAAAATCTGGACACGGATTAGCATTTTCCCCAAACTGTTCTTTTGTTAAGTCAACAATACGACCATCCGGTAGTTTATTCCAATAGTGATGATAATGCTTACAATATAATATTTCACCTCCAAAAAAATCCTGGATAATTAAAGCTGTAATTGCGCATTGACCAAATGCAGGATTATCAGGGGACCATTTTTCTTGGTCTGGTAAATAACATGTTTTCCGGGACCATGCTTTCTTTAAAATACTTACTAAAGTTTCTAAATCCATATTATCTCCCGCTTTCTGTTCTATACCCATGCATACTGAAAAATATCTCTCCTATATCCCCTTTATGTAATTCTGTCATTCGTCTGGTAGCTGTCTGTCTGAAGGCAGGGATAGCCCCTCCAAGATGTTTTACCATTCGGTCTGCAATATAAAGAGGATAAGGTTCTATAATTCCTGGTGTTCCTGATTGATATTTAAGACCCTGAAGTAATATAGCTATACGAGAATTATTTTCGGCAACAGAAGAAGCTATCTCAATTCTAAAAACTGGGGTCCAATTATGTGGTCTGTAATATATAACATAAAGTCTAGTTATTGCTGAAATAATCTCATCTTTCAATGTTTCAAGTTTTTTCTCATTGGAAGGAATTCTCAAATGCCAAGTTTGTTGAGGTTTTTCTAATGGAATTGGTGAAGTAAATTCACTTGGTAATAAAATAGTATTTAAAACTGCACGGTCATCGTAATGAGATGGCCAATTAAACATTTTGCCTAATTCTCTTCTCGTTGTGTATTTTGGTAAACTCACCCACATTTTATCGGTTCTTGAAGATTCCAAAATAGTTTTATAATCTTCAAGAAAGCCTCCGAACCTTTTTTCCAGTTCTTCGCCAACTTCTGTGTAAATGCCTTCGTTTTTCCATTCCAGCATTTTGTTTATTGCCTGGTTCATATATATTAAAGGTGTTGTAAGAGAACCATCCAAGAAAACTATATCATGAGGAGCCTTTGCAGCCAGTTCAAGTTCCATCTCCATCATAACTCCTCTAATAATTGTACCTGTATCAGGATCATGCTTTTCCGGGTAAATAAACACTCTATGATAGGGTTTCTCCCAGAACCTTTTTTCGGAAGGTGGGGTTAAGCCTTCAATTGAAACTGCTGCGCAAGCAACAAAGTCAGTTGCTAAAAGTTTCTCAACTGCATAAGAACCATCTATTCCGCAAGTTGTAGGTGGAGACACATAGGGTAATTCTGTATCTTTTTTTAGAATATTTTTTTGTTCCAATTGTTCACGCAACCTAGCTTTATTATTTTGGATTTCTTTAAAAGCATCATAAAGCTTATCTCCAACTTGCTCACTTTTAGAAAGCATTTCTTCTACAAGGGCTTCAGGAAGTTCTGCAAAAAGAATTTTGTTAGATTTTTCCAATTTACATCTCCATCAACATATTTTCTATTTTTTTAAAAAATTTTTTGCTTTTAAAATTTTCCCATCCAGGCATTCTTTCTGCTCTTGGCAAAGCCCATCGGTATTTCCAGTACTCTACAAGCTCATCAAAAGAACGGTCAAGCCAAATAGGTTTATGATTACTGTGGATAACTTCCTGTAGATTTTTTACTAGAGGGAACAAATAGAATTCTCGCTTAATCCCATGATATTCATACTTTGATAAACCCAGATGTTCTAAGCCAAGACTTATCAGTTTAAGCTTTCTTGAGGGTCCATGCCCATATCCCCTGGAAATATCAATACCTTTTTGAGATAAAAATTCTAAAATTTCTTGATATAAACCTTCTGGAATATGAAATGTACCTGATCCTTGCGTATAACCTAAAGACATAGCTACAATGTCATCATTGTATTTTAAACGATTATATATACTACTTTTACCAAAAGCACTCGTAGTAGTAATAAATAAAAGTTCTGGTTTTAAAACCCGTTTTTGTAAGATTGTTACAGTATTATTGTATTTCCTTCTGTACGAATCTCTTATCTCATTACAAGTTAAAGCAAGAGCAACCATTTTCCCACCCAATAATTCATTATAAGGTGGTAAAGCACCAACCCTCTGAGCGTGCATTGATTTGTTCACCCAGACATCTAATTCAGTATTAGGAATTCCTAAATATCTATCCCTAACTGACATCTTCAAAACAGGACTTTGTAAACATATTAAACCAAAAGGAGCATCATGTGTATTATCCCACAGTAAAAATCTCATCTGACGACCATATGATCGTTGATAAGGAATGCTCCACCAAACTAAATTCCACCATCTAAATATAATTTCCTCAAGAGATCCTGACTTAACCTCCCTCAATTCTAAAGAAAGCTTTTCTGGATTAATATCTGAACCGTCTCTACAATATTCTTTCACCTTTTCAATAGAATTTAACAAAAAATTTCTATGTAGTGATAATTGTTCAAACCTTGCCTTTTGCTGAATCCGTCGATATATTGTTTTACTATATCTTGCTGGTCGCACATGGGGATTTATTTTAAATCCCTGTTCTTCCAAAGCCTTAACAATTTTATTTTTTAATGCTATTTTGTTCATTTTATTAAAACAACTATTTCATATAATTTAACTCTTTACAATATTGCATATATCCTTTTTAAAATTCAACATTTATTACGTTAAAACAGCATTCAAAGTATAAGCTTATAAAAATTACAGAACCGATAAATATATACTCCATAGTATTACGTTTAAGGAATTATTTCATTTCTATGATATAAAAAGCATAACATTATTTAAATCATTTTTACACACACTAAAACTAAACAGATTTTAAATTACTGCATAGTATTAAATTAATCGAATGTAACTAAATGTTTGAGTATTAATAACATTTTACTCTGATATCAATTTCTTTCTATAGTTTTTTAAATGAGCTATAATTTTAAGTAGAGTGATATAACTTTCGTATAATAAAGATCGATATGGTTTTACATATTAATTGAAATTAATTTATAGTCTTAACGAAGTTTAAATATCTGCAAATTTAATAATACTCATGCAAATGACTTCTTTTCATTAATATTTACAAATCCATAAATCCCAATACCGAGAAAAAAACTGACTTCAAGAACAGTTGAGCTTCAACTGAATAATTAATAGTATAAAAGTAATTTCCCTAATTGCTCGAAAACCAGTTGCTACTCAAATATCGCTGGACTCTACTTACAATTGCAACACCACATGAAAAAGAATCCATACCATAAATTATACTTACATTCCAAACTGTTTTATCTGGTTACGGCTCAAGTATATTGAAATATAAATTCATTGCATATCTAACGGAGACAAGAAAAGTTCTAAACTGTAAGATATGTCCGAACTGGCGAATCTCCCAAACGAGCTAGCCCAAATACTAAAACTCAACTAATAGAAATCTGAGTTAGTGTGTATTATATCCTGTTGTG
This is a stretch of genomic DNA from Rosettibacter firmus. It encodes these proteins:
- a CDS encoding DNA double-strand break repair nuclease NurA, with protein sequence MEKSNKILFAELPEALVEEMLSKSEQVGDKLYDAFKEIQNNKARLREQLEQKNILKKDTELPYVSPPTTCGIDGSYAVEKLLATDFVACAAVSIEGLTPPSEKRFWEKPYHRVFIYPEKHDPDTGTIIRGVMMEMELELAAKAPHDIVFLDGSLTTPLIYMNQAINKMLEWKNEGIYTEVGEELEKRFGGFLEDYKTILESSRTDKMWVSLPKYTTRRELGKMFNWPSHYDDRAVLNTILLPSEFTSPIPLEKPQQTWHLRIPSNEKKLETLKDEIISAITRLYVIYYRPHNWTPVFRIEIASSVAENNSRIAILLQGLKYQSGTPGIIEPYPLYIADRMVKHLGGAIPAFRQTATRRMTELHKGDIGEIFFSMHGYRTESGR
- a CDS encoding YunG family protein; the protein is MDLETLVSILKKAWSRKTCYLPDQEKWSPDNPAFGQCAITALIIQDFFGGEILYCKHYHHYWNKLPDGRIVDLTKEQFGENANPCPDFIVSRKDILESEGAKKAKTLTRYLMLKRRVTRYLILNRKINKELKEDDGYG
- a CDS encoding Druantia anti-phage system protein DruA, with protein sequence MNKIALKNKIVKALEEQGFKINPHVRPARYSKTIYRRIQQKARFEQLSLHRNFLLNSIEKVKEYCRDGSDINPEKLSLELREVKSGSLEEIIFRWWNLVWWSIPYQRSYGRQMRFLLWDNTHDAPFGLICLQSPVLKMSVRDRYLGIPNTELDVWVNKSMHAQRVGALPPYNELLGGKMVALALTCNEIRDSYRRKYNNTVTILQKRVLKPELLFITTTSAFGKSSIYNRLKYNDDIVAMSLGYTQGSGTFHIPEGLYQEILEFLSQKGIDISRGYGHGPSRKLKLISLGLEHLGLSKYEYHGIKREFYLFPLVKNLQEVIHSNHKPIWLDRSFDELVEYWKYRWALPRAERMPGWENFKSKKFFKKIENMLMEM